The DNA window GTTGGAAACATCCACGGGCATGAAGGGCGAGACACACAATGCCCTACTTGCGGCTGCACCGTAATACGACGCAAGAGCTACACAGCAGCCAAAAACGATTATTCACACTGTCCAGCCTGCAAAGCACATATTGCAGGCGTATGGAGCACTAATGATTTGCGTTAATACCGGAAATGGAAAAGGAAAAACTACGGCATCAGTGGGTCAAGCCATACGAGCACTGGGACAGGAGCAAACTGTCGCCTTCGGACAATTTATGAAAAGGGATAATCAAGCAGGTGAGCAGTATATGCTGCACAAACTGCTTGGTGAACTTTTTTTCGCCCCCGGTGATGGGTTCCTCACTAAACCGGAACAATACCCAGCGCACAGGGCTACATCAGAAAAAATTTTGTGGTGGGCAAAAGAGCGCATTCTTGAAGTTGATATGCTCATTCTTGATGAGGCTCTCTACGCATTATCTGCCGATCTCATCAAGCGAGAAGAATTGGAAGAATTAATAGCACTTGCGCGCAATAACAACACACACATGGTACTCTCAGGTCGCAATGCGCCCAAATGGCTTATAGAAGAAGCCGACCTTGTTACAGAGATGACCGAGATAAAGCATCATTATAAAGCAGGCATTCCGGCACAGAAGGGAATAGAATTTTAGCAAATTTTATATATTTTCGCTTGCCAGCAGGCGAACTTTCCTCTAAACACTTCTTCGCGACGGAGAGTGGCGCAGGTTGGTAGCGCATCTGGTTTGGGACCAGAGGGTCGC is part of the Halodesulfovibrio sp. genome and encodes:
- a CDS encoding cob(I)yrinic acid a,c-diamide adenosyltransferase, giving the protein MICVNTGNGKGKTTASVGQAIRALGQEQTVAFGQFMKRDNQAGEQYMLHKLLGELFFAPGDGFLTKPEQYPAHRATSEKILWWAKERILEVDMLILDEALYALSADLIKREELEELIALARNNNTHMVLSGRNAPKWLIEEADLVTEMTEIKHHYKAGIPAQKGIEF